TTGTCATTCGGCCAGGGGGGGATCTCGTAACAGAGATCCAGGTTTTCCGCCGCGAAGATCTCTCCCGCTTCGAGAAGTCTGTGGTTCAGCGAGATGACTTTCTCGCCCTTCCGGGAGAATATCAGCGCGATCTCATTTTTCGCCTCTTCGAGTCCCCGCTGATAGATGTGGCAGAGCATGCCGAGGACGAACATATTTTTGCCGAGCAGGGGGTTGGGTGTGATCTCCCGGCAGGCCGCTTCCATCGGTAATTCGTGTACGATATAACCGCGGTTTTCGAAATCCTGCAGGGCGGCCGCATATTGACCGCGGATCGCTTCGATCGGATCATCGGCCCATTTATTTTCCAGAATGACGTGGGTTCCCTTTTTGTAGGCGCCTTGGGCGATCCGTCCATAGAGGACCTGCTCGTTAAAAGCGACGACCAAATCGGCCTCATCACCCATATTGGTCATATCGGTGGAGCCGATTCGGACTCGGATGCCGCTGGCCCCGGCTGGTGATCGGGAGGGCGGCTTGATTTCGGCAGGGATGATCTCCACGGTCCAAACGCCGTTCCCCTTCTTGGCGCTGACCATGCCGAATGTCTGTCCAGCCTTTTGAGCCCCTTCACCGGAGTCACTCACGATCTCGACAATATGCTCGCCAAGTCGTACAGGCGCCCTGTGTTGGGTCTCCATGGATTTTCCCTCCTTGGGAATAACCGAGGTCTTTGAAGGTGTCGTCATCTGGTTCGTCCCCCAGAACTCTGTTCACAACAGAAGGGCATCCTCACTTTTCCAAAACCATCAGGACGATTCTTCCAGGCTCTTCAATATCTCAAGCGCCTGGAAGTGTCCCAGGTGTTCATGGGAAAGGGGATGCTTCTTGGTTTCTTAGTTTTTTGAAAGGTCTCCCGCCGTCTGCTCTGCGTCTCAGGGCGGAATGTGAGCCGTGCAAGAGAGGCTTTGGATCAGAGGACTTCAGGTGGCCTTCGGCCCTGCTCAGGATCTCAGTGAGATTCGGGGAGTCCTCGAAGATCTGGTCCCTCGCGCCCCGGGCCGGGTGCACGGCACGCGAGCTGCTCTCGGACAACGGATACCTCCTGCGGCCGAATCCGCGTCGCCAGGATCCATAAGGTGTAGCGGCCTAAGCTTTTGTCTATAAAGATCGGCCCCTTCTAAACGACGCTTCAAAGGTCATTGTATATGCCGCAAACATGGTTGCCAAGATACAACATCATCATGCCTGCATGCAAGTGGCCCTAATACGCACACCCGGTCCATCTTCTCGATGAAACCGGGTGTGAGCCCTCTGCAGCCATGTTCAGCGCCAGCATTACTTTTTATCGCTGGATTTCCCCGAAGCCATATATTGGTAGAAGTCCCATTGAGTCTTGACCTCATCCTCCGCCAGTTTCAGGAGACGCTGCGCTTCCTCGGGTCTGCTGTTCCTCAACATTGTGTACCGTGTCTCATTATAAATGTAATCCGTCAGATTGAGCGTCGGCGGCTTGGAGTCGAGGATGAAGGGATTCTTGCCCTCGAGAGCGAGCATGGGGTTGTAACGGAAGAGGATCCAGTATCCGGATTTTACAGCCTTCTCCTGCTGCTGCAGCCCTTTGATAAGATTATAGCCGTGAGCAATACAATGGCTATAAGCGATGATAATGGAGGGTCCATTAAAGGCCTCGGCTTCAAGAAAGGCCTTCACGGCTTGTCCATCATTCGCCCCCAGGGCAATGCGGGCCACATAAACATTTCTGTAGTTGGTGGCCATCATCGCAAGGTCTTTCTTGGGAGTCCCTTTTCCCCCGGCGGCGAATTTGGCGACGGCGCCGAGCGGTGTGGCCTTCGACATCTGGCCGCCGGTGTTGGAGTAGACCTCCGTGTCCAGGACGAGGATATTGACATTCCGCCCGGAGGCCAGGACATGATCCAATCCGCCGTAACCGATATCATAGGCCCATCCGTCACCGCCCAGAATCCAGACACTGCGCTTGACCAGCGAGTCAGCGAGGCTGAGAAGATCTTTGGCCGCCGGTGATCCGATCCCCGCGAGCTTCTCTTTCAACGCCTTGACACTGTCGCGCTGCTCTTCGATCCCCTCCTCGGTTGACTGATCGGCGGTGAGGAGTTTCTCCGCCATGCCCGGCGGAAGCTGGCTTGAGAGACCCTGCAGCAGCTCGCGGGCATACTCGGTCTGCTTGTCGACCGCCAGCCGCATCCCCATACCGAACTCGGCGTTGTCCTCGAAGAGGGAGTTCGACCAGGCCGGACCGCGTCCGTCGGCGTTGCTGGTGTAGGGCGTTGTCGGCAGATTGCCGCCGTAGATCGAGGAACAGCCGGTGGCATTGGCGATGAGAGCCCGGTCTCCGAAGAGCTGGCTCAACAGCTTCACATAGGGTGTTTCGCCGCAGCCGCCGCAGGCCCCCGAGAACTCAAAGAGCGGCTCGAGCAACTGCACATCTTTTACCAGACTCATTTTTAATTTCTTGCGATCAGCTTCTGGAATTTTAAGGAAGTAATTCCAATTCTCCCGCTCCGACTCTCGCAACGGCACCTGATCCGCCATCTTGAGCGCCTTTTCCTTCGGAGGGCAGACATCGACGCAGAGGGTGCAGCCGGTGCAGTCTTCGGGTGCGATCTGAATCGTATAGAGCCATTCGTCAAATCCCTTCCATTTGGCAGGGATGGCCTTGAAGGTCTCCGGCGCCTCATCCTTGTATTTCTTCTCGTAGATCTTTCCGCGGATCACACTGTGAGGGCAGACGAGGACGCATTTCCCGCAGCGAATGCAGTTATCTTCCAACCAGATCGGAATCGAGAGGGAGATGTTCCGTTTTTCCCACTTGGTCGTGCCGGTGGGGAAGGTCCCATCGATGGGCATGGCGCTGACCGGAAGCTGATCACCGCGACCCGCGATAATCTCGGCGGTGACCTTTTGTACGAACTCCGGCGCCTCAGCGGGAACGGGCAGCCGCATCATGATGGTGCTGGTCGACTTCGCGGGGACCTTGATTTGATGGAGATTCTCCACCGAACCGTCGACGGCGGCGTAGTTCTTCGACACCACCTCTTCACCCCGGCGGCCGTAGGTCTTTTGAATGGTCCGCTTGATCTCTTCAACCGCCCTTTCCAACGGCAGGATGTTGCTGATCGCGAAGAAGCAGGTCTGCATGATCGTATTGATCCTGTTGCCCATCCCCGTCGCTTTGCCCAGCTTGTATCCGTCGATCACATAGAATTTCAGCTTCTTCTTGATGATCTGTTCCTGGATATGGAGGGGCAGATGATCCCAAACCTCGCCGGTCGGCATGGGGGCGTTGAGCAGGAATGTGGCTCCCGGCTCGGCGACCTGGAGAACGTCCATTCTCTCGAGGAATGAGAACTGATGGCAGGCGACGAAATTCGCGCGGCTGATCAGATAGGTCGAGCGGATTGGATTGGGTCCGAAACGAAGATGGGATACGGTGATCGATCCGGCCTTCTTGGAATCATAAACGAAATAGCCCTGAGCATAATTGTCTGTGTTATCTCCGATGATCTTGATGGAGTTTTTGTTCGCCCCGACCGTTCCGTCGGCGCCAAGGCCGTAAAAGACGGCGCGGACACCCTGGGGATCTTCACTCGAGAACTCCGGATCGTAATCGAGGCTTGTGTGGGTGACATCGTCATTGATTCCGATGGTGAAATGGTTCTTCGGCTTTTCCTTTAACATTTCATTAAAGACGCCATTCACCATGGCGGGTGTGAA
This window of the Candidatus Eisenbacteria bacterium genome carries:
- the nifJ gene encoding pyruvate:ferredoxin (flavodoxin) oxidoreductase, producing MSGSKIMIDGNEAASYVAHRVSEVCAIYPITPSSPMGEFADEWSAKGQKNIWGTIPHVVEMQSEGGASGAVHGALQGGALSTTFTASQGLLLMIPNMYKIAGELTPAVFHVAARSLAAQALSIFGDHSDVMAIRSTGFAMLASGSIQEIMDLALIAHAATLESRVPFIHFFDGFRSSSEVMKITPLSNDEIRSMINDEFVHAHRLRALSPDHPVIRGTAQNPDVFFQGRETVNPYYLECPGIVQKTMDNFAEKIGRRYNLFDYIGSPDAERVIVMMGSGAEAAHEAVLALNKAGGNVGLLKIRLYRPFSSEHFLSALPKSTKSITVLDRTKEPGGPGEPLYLDIVTAFAERGGTMPMIRGGRYGLSSKEFTPAMVNGVFNEMLKEKPKNHFTIGINDDVTHTSLDYDPEFSSEDPQGVRAVFYGLGADGTVGANKNSIKIIGDNTDNYAQGYFVYDSKKAGSITVSHLRFGPNPIRSTYLISRANFVACHQFSFLERMDVLQVAEPGATFLLNAPMPTGEVWDHLPLHIQEQIIKKKLKFYVIDGYKLGKATGMGNRINTIMQTCFFAISNILPLERAVEEIKRTIQKTYGRRGEEVVSKNYAAVDGSVENLHQIKVPAKSTSTIMMRLPVPAEAPEFVQKVTAEIIAGRGDQLPVSAMPIDGTFPTGTTKWEKRNISLSIPIWLEDNCIRCGKCVLVCPHSVIRGKIYEKKYKDEAPETFKAIPAKWKGFDEWLYTIQIAPEDCTGCTLCVDVCPPKEKALKMADQVPLRESERENWNYFLKIPEADRKKLKMSLVKDVQLLEPLFEFSGACGGCGETPYVKLLSQLFGDRALIANATGCSSIYGGNLPTTPYTSNADGRGPAWSNSLFEDNAEFGMGMRLAVDKQTEYARELLQGLSSQLPPGMAEKLLTADQSTEEGIEEQRDSVKALKEKLAGIGSPAAKDLLSLADSLVKRSVWILGGDGWAYDIGYGGLDHVLASGRNVNILVLDTEVYSNTGGQMSKATPLGAVAKFAAGGKGTPKKDLAMMATNYRNVYVARIALGANDGQAVKAFLEAEAFNGPSIIIAYSHCIAHGYNLIKGLQQQEKAVKSGYWILFRYNPMLALEGKNPFILDSKPPTLNLTDYIYNETRYTMLRNSRPEEAQRLLKLAEDEVKTQWDFYQYMASGKSSDKK